A stretch of DNA from Methanoplanus endosymbiosus:
ATAGGCAGTCTCACAATAAAAGAGAACGGGCCTGTAAAACTGATAGGGATTGTCAATTGCAGCCCCGAATCCTTTTTTTCCGAGTCTTACACCAGATCACAGGATGTCTTCAGCAAAGCCTCAGAGCTGGCAGATATGGGTGCTGATATAATTGACATAGGTGCAAGAAGCACTGCACTGAATGCAGAACCGATCTCAGTCAGTGAAGAAATATTTCGGGTAAAAACTGCCCTTAAGGACTTTTCCGGAAGCGGGATTCCGGTCTCACTGGATACCATGCACCCGGAAGTACTCACTGCCGCGCTCAGATATGATATAGACTGTATAAATGACATATCAGGCCTCTGCAACCCGGATTATGCAGAGATTGCCGGAGACAGCGGGCTTCCGGCAATACTGATGGCGGCAAAGGAAAAGCCTGGGGACAGTCTGGGAATAAAAGAGACCACAGAATATCTCAGAATAGTCATGCAGAGAGCAGAAAATTCCGGCATTGAAAATGTCATACTTGATCCCGGAATCGGAAGGTGGACTGATGAAAAAACACCGGAATCTGACTGGGAAGTATGCAGACAGTTCTCAGATCTGAAGGTTTTCGACAGACCCCTGCTTGCGGCTGTATCAAGAAAATCCTTCATAGGAGATCTGCTTAAAAAGCCGGCAGAGGAGAGACTCTCCGGCACTCTTGCAGTAACTATGCACCTCTTACATTCAGGTGCAGGCTTTGTGAGGGCACATGACACAGAAGAGACAAGAGATATAATAGATGTATATGAAAAATTAAATCTGATCTACAGATGAACTCTTCATATACAGTTTTCGGGATTAAAACCGGAATTATAATTCCGGGTGACAATATCACAGACACCATTTTAAACAGCCTGAAATACCCGGATTCCCTGAAAGACGGGGACATAATAGTAATTGCTGAAAGCGCACTCGCATCTTCCGAAGGGTGCATCATAGAGCTTTCTGATGTAAACCCGACAGACGAAGCGCTTATACTTAGCAGGAGATATAATACAGATCCAAAACTTACAGAAGTCGTGCTAAGGGAGAGCGACTCGGTAGTAGGCGGCATACCGGGATTTCTGCTCTGCATGAAAAACGGAACTCTGCTCCCGAATGCCGGTGTTGACGGCTCCAATGCTCCGGATGGCACAGTAGTAACACTCCCAAAGAACCCTGACAGAAGTGCTGAGAGAATCCATCATGAGATCTTTGAAAAGACCGGCATCAGAGCAGGTATAATTATTGCGGATTCAAGGACACATGCCATGCGCCTCGGATGTTCAGGTGTTGCAATAGGATGCTACGGCATAACCGCAGTATCGGATGAAAAAGGAAGAGAAGATCTCTTCGGCAGGGCGCTTGAGGTGACTGAGCTTGCCATTGCCGACAATATAGCATCTGCCGCCGAACTTGTGATGGGAGAAGCAGATGAGAGCACCCCTGTAGCCATCATACGGGGACTTGGACTTGAGATCAACAATGACATTGGGGTGCAGTCAATTGAGCCTTCAGGATGCCTCTTTATGGGTGTGGCGATGAACTCCAACCCTTCCCTTTTCAACTGACATTTTTACCCCAAGATTCTCAAGAAAGCCCCGGCTTTCACCTTCAGAGTGAAGGAAGATCTCAACGAGATCCTCTTTCTCATCAATATCGGTTGATAACCGGAAGGAGTCTATAACCTCAACCGTAAGTCCTTCATCACGGCATATATTCAGATGGTCAGAAAAGCTTGCGCCGTAGAAATCAACATGAAATTTATCAGGATTTTTCACAAATATTGCATTGGTCCCGCCGCCCCTTCCGGGAACGACTGCAATGTCAGAACCGGTCTTTACCATACCAATAACAGACTCTGCGGTTGCAAGAGGAAGATCTGACATTATGATAAAAACAGAGTCATCAGTCTCAGAGAGATATTCATTCAGCGCCTCATTTAAGCCAAGAGGTTTTACCACTGTTTCAGCGCCCTCAACTGATATATCCTCTGTGCAGAGAAGAACCGTCCGGCAGCATGCAGAATTGGTTGTACATATAACATCGGAGAGCATTGCCAGGGCAAATTTCTCCCTCTCCTCCTGACTTAGAATGCAGGACAGTCTGGTCTTCGGGTTCGTTGGCCTGAAGGGAATGACAGCATGAACCATTTAAATATTGTTACCCGGTATTTCTTTAAAAGGCATCGGATTGAACAGTAAAAAAATAGAGCAGGATTACCGGTTCAGAAAGAGACATTGCCAGATCTGACATACTCCCGGTACTGAAGAGTGGGCATTCTGCCAGTATTTAACATAAAAAAGCTAATGTGTATAACTTTACAGGCTTTCCGGCTGTATCAGATCCTTTCCAAAAAATCCGGCTCAAAAAAATAAAGGCAGAGAGATCTGCCTGAAAAGATGAGAATTACTATTCCTTTTTCTTAAATAACATGCAGTGGCAGTATCCGTCCTTTGCAATCTCATCCCTGTGGAATTTGCATGGGCAGATAATATCACGGTCAGCTTTGGGGTCTCCGGATCTGATTCGGCAGGGACAGTACCTTGCGCCATACATAACCCTGTTCTTTGCAAGGCCTCTGGCCACGACAGATGCCTGATCGTCTTTTCTGTTCAGCTCCCAGCCGTTCTTCTCTGCATATCTCTCAGCCCATCCAAGAATCTTCTCTTCAAGCTCTTCAAATGTCTTCTTTTCATCTTCAGTCAAATTACCAGCCCCGCCAGTTCAGATTATTTACAGTGACTCAATATATGAGATCATAGAGTCAAAGATTTTTTTGCCGTCTGATGAGCCAAGCACATCTTCTGATGCCCTCTCAGGATGAGGCATCATGGCAAGCACATTCCCACCTTTGCCAAGTATTCCGGTGATATTATCTGTGGTGCCGTTTGGGTTGGATTCAGGTGTTACTTCACCATCCTCATCACAGAAACAGAAAGCAACCCTCTTCTCCGCCTTCAGGGCAGCAATATCATCAGGTGAAGCGACATAACGCCCCTCCTTGTGGGCGATCGGGAGTCTGATGACCTCACCTTCCGAATAAGCGGATGTGAAAGGTGAATCAGCATTCTCAACCCTCAGAAAAACTTCCCTGCATATGAATTTAGGGTATTCATTGATGGTAAAAACACCAGGAACGAGACTGCTTTCAGCCGAGATCTGCGCACCATTGCATATCCCAAGCACAAGACCGCCCTTATCAGCATGTCTCACTACATCTGCCATAACAGGCGTTCTTGTAGCTATTGCACCTGCACGAAGATAATCACCATAGCTGAAACCTCCGGGAATTACAATACCGTCATAATCCCTTTTAAGCCCGTCCCTGTACCAGATAAGATCAGTATCAACACCGCATACATCCCTCAGCACATGAAGAGCATCCTTATCGCAGTTGCTCCCTCCAAACTGAAGAACGGCAAATCTCATTCTGTTACCTCAACAGAATAACTTTGAATTACCGGGTTTGCCAGAAGCCTGCCGCACATCTCCTCTGCCCTGGCTTTTGCAGATTCAGCATCCTCTGCCTTAATTCCAACATTGTAAAGCTTTGAATTGGTCAGATATTCTGTTTCAAACCCAAGGTTTGATAGTGCGTGCTGAATTGCACAGGCTTCCGGGTCAAGCATGCCTGATTTAAGTGAGATTATAATTTTTACGTCAAATATCATTTAATCACTCCATATGAGAGTCTTTCCACTGATTTATCTTTTCTACAACACGGGCGTATGCAGACATCAGATCTCCTTTATCAAATCTGTACACGTCCTTGTCAAATGATTCCATAGTACTCATGTCCCACAGTCTCATTGAATCCATACTGATCTCATCACCAAGGAGAATCATACCGTCCTTCCTTCCGAATTCGATCTTAAAATCAACAAGAATCAGGCCAAGTCCCTCAAAGAAATCAGAGAGAAGTCTGTTAATTGTAAGGGTTTTTTCACGGACATCCGCCAGTTCTTCAGGTGTTAAAAGACCAAGAGCCACAATGAGATCATCATTTATTGACGGATCTCCTCTCTCATCATCCTTGTAATCCGTAACAACAACCGGGGGGTCAAGAATCTGCCCTTCCTCAAAAGGAAACATCTTCACAACAGATCCCGCAGCGCGGTTTCTTGCAATAACCTCAAGAGGAATCATATTGAGTTTTGATACAATCATTGACCGTTCATCAACTGCTCTTAAATAGTGGGTCTTCACCCCGTTTTTCTCAAGAAAATCAAAGAAGAATGCTGACGCTGCGAAGTTGTACTCCCCTTTGCCTGCAAATTCATCCTTTTTTTCTCCGTTAAACGCTGTAATATCATCCCTGAAGACAGCAAGGAGTTCATCATCCTTATCTGTTCTGTAGATGGATTTCGCTTTTCCTTTATAGAGAAGTTCTCCGGTTTGCATTTTCATCATCTGCTTACTGGCTATTATTCAGACTATTAATTTCGTTTCTCTGCTGAATATCTTTACCCAGTTTATCTATGAGATCACTGAGTGCTGAAGGGTACCATCCTTTACGGATATACTTCTGATAGATGCACAGTCTCTCCTGAATCCCCCTGTCTCCGGCAATAACTTTCAGTTCATCAATTGCCGGCCAGGGATGTTCAGGGTTGACATAATCTATCGTTACAGGCGATACGCCGCCAAGGTCATCAACGCCACAGCCAATCAGGCGGGAGGCATCAGCAAGGTTTGGCGGGATCTGAACTGCGATGTCGCGGGGCAGGATCTCCTTTGCAGTCTTAATTGTCTCACAGATCTCACTGCTGCCAATAACGGGCCACCTCTCCATTGCAGTACCCTCTTTCGGGCAGAAATTCTGAATGATCACTTCCTGGATATGCCCGTATCTCTTATGAATACCGGCGATAACCTCAAAGGATTCCTCCCTGTCGCTTTCAGTCTCACCAATGCCAAGCAGAAGTCCGGTTGTGAACGGGATGCGGAGTTTACCGGCGTTTTCAATACACTCGATACGGACTTCCGGCCTCTTTCCGGGGCAGTTTTTGTGCGCCGGAATTTCGGCTGTTGTCTCAAGCATAAGGCCCATGCTCGCATTGACTTCAGACAACCATTCAAGGTCGTCATATTCAAGCACCCCGGCATTTGTATGCGGCAGCATGCCATATTCAATTGCCCTTTCCGAGAGATGGTAACAGTATTCAAGCACAGTTGAAAAACCCTGCTTCTCAATATTGTCAATAAATCCTGCCTCCTGTTCAGGCATCTCTCCGAATGTGAACAACGCCTCAGTGCAGCCCGCAGAGGCGCTCATTTCAAGGACCCTTTCGGCTTCCTCCCGTGCCATAACACAACCGTCGCCGACAGGCCTCCGGAATGTGCAGTAGCCACACCTGTTCCTGCATACAGATGTAAGCGGAAGGAATGCATTTCTTGAGTAGGTGATCACCCTTTGTTGCATTGAAGAAATATTTGAATTATTAGTACATCAACCAATCGGAT
This window harbors:
- the cofG gene encoding 7,8-didemethyl-8-hydroxy-5-deazariboflavin synthase subunit CofG yields the protein MQQRVITYSRNAFLPLTSVCRNRCGYCTFRRPVGDGCVMAREEAERVLEMSASAGCTEALFTFGEMPEQEAGFIDNIEKQGFSTVLEYCYHLSERAIEYGMLPHTNAGVLEYDDLEWLSEVNASMGLMLETTAEIPAHKNCPGKRPEVRIECIENAGKLRIPFTTGLLLGIGETESDREESFEVIAGIHKRYGHIQEVIIQNFCPKEGTAMERWPVIGSSEICETIKTAKEILPRDIAVQIPPNLADASRLIGCGVDDLGGVSPVTIDYVNPEHPWPAIDELKVIAGDRGIQERLCIYQKYIRKGWYPSALSDLIDKLGKDIQQRNEINSLNNSQ
- the purS gene encoding phosphoribosylformylglycinamidine synthase subunit PurS — translated: MIFDVKIIISLKSGMLDPEACAIQHALSNLGFETEYLTNSKLYNVGIKAEDAESAKARAEEMCGRLLANPVIQSYSVEVTE
- the purC gene encoding phosphoribosylaminoimidazolesuccinocarboxamide synthase, with the protein product MQTGELLYKGKAKSIYRTDKDDELLAVFRDDITAFNGEKKDEFAGKGEYNFAASAFFFDFLEKNGVKTHYLRAVDERSMIVSKLNMIPLEVIARNRAAGSVVKMFPFEEGQILDPPVVVTDYKDDERGDPSINDDLIVALGLLTPEELADVREKTLTINRLLSDFFEGLGLILVDFKIEFGRKDGMILLGDEISMDSMRLWDMSTMESFDKDVYRFDKGDLMSAYARVVEKINQWKDSHME
- the cofC gene encoding 2-phospho-L-lactate guanylyltransferase, with protein sequence MVHAVIPFRPTNPKTRLSCILSQEEREKFALAMLSDVICTTNSACCRTVLLCTEDISVEGAETVVKPLGLNEALNEYLSETDDSVFIIMSDLPLATAESVIGMVKTGSDIAVVPGRGGGTNAIFVKNPDKFHVDFYGASFSDHLNICRDEGLTVEVIDSFRLSTDIDEKEDLVEIFLHSEGESRGFLENLGVKMSVEKGRVGVHRHTHKEAS
- the folP gene encoding dihydropteroate synthase, whose translation is MKDFKIGSLTIKENGPVKLIGIVNCSPESFFSESYTRSQDVFSKASELADMGADIIDIGARSTALNAEPISVSEEIFRVKTALKDFSGSGIPVSLDTMHPEVLTAALRYDIDCINDISGLCNPDYAEIAGDSGLPAILMAAKEKPGDSLGIKETTEYLRIVMQRAENSGIENVILDPGIGRWTDEKTPESDWEVCRQFSDLKVFDRPLLAAVSRKSFIGDLLKKPAEERLSGTLAVTMHLLHSGAGFVRAHDTEETRDIIDVYEKLNLIYR
- the cofE gene encoding coenzyme F420-0:L-glutamate ligase, giving the protein MNSSYTVFGIKTGIIIPGDNITDTILNSLKYPDSLKDGDIIVIAESALASSEGCIIELSDVNPTDEALILSRRYNTDPKLTEVVLRESDSVVGGIPGFLLCMKNGTLLPNAGVDGSNAPDGTVVTLPKNPDRSAERIHHEIFEKTGIRAGIIIADSRTHAMRLGCSGVAIGCYGITAVSDEKGREDLFGRALEVTELAIADNIASAAELVMGEADESTPVAIIRGLGLEINNDIGVQSIEPSGCLFMGVAMNSNPSLFN
- a CDS encoding ferredoxin-thioredoxin reductase catalytic domain-containing protein encodes the protein MTEDEKKTFEELEEKILGWAERYAEKNGWELNRKDDQASVVARGLAKNRVMYGARYCPCRIRSGDPKADRDIICPCKFHRDEIAKDGYCHCMLFKKKE
- the purQ gene encoding phosphoribosylformylglycinamidine synthase I; this encodes MRFAVLQFGGSNCDKDALHVLRDVCGVDTDLIWYRDGLKRDYDGIVIPGGFSYGDYLRAGAIATRTPVMADVVRHADKGGLVLGICNGAQISAESSLVPGVFTINEYPKFICREVFLRVENADSPFTSAYSEGEVIRLPIAHKEGRYVASPDDIAALKAEKRVAFCFCDEDGEVTPESNPNGTTDNITGILGKGGNVLAMMPHPERASEDVLGSSDGKKIFDSMISYIESL